One Candidatus Zixiibacteriota bacterium genomic window, CCTTGTCCAGGTACACCGTCCGGACACCATCGAATGTTTCATCGAACAATGCCAGTAAGGTCTCTTTGAACAAGGCTTCCGTTTTGTTATCCGACATAGCATTCCCTTTATATGATTCTCATGATTACAAACAACAACGGATCGGCCGCCGGTCAATCACAATCGAAACGGCCGGAATCGCGGAGATTCCGGCCAACAAGAATTCGAACAGGAGACCGTCGTTTCGCTACAACTGCACCTTCCGGAAACGAAGCACCCCGGCGACAAATGTCAAAGCGCCGATTCCAAGCAGAATACCTATCGGCATCATCATTTCGCCCCAACTGAAGCCGCGCCAGATGGCGCCTTCGAGGGCATATATCGACCATTTTATAGGGCTGAAATTCGAGATTGGCACCAACCAGCCGGGCATGAACATAATCGGCACCATACCGCCACCGATCATCGACATAATGAGCAAAATAGCCCAACCGGCTCCGCTCACCGCCTGTTCGGTCTTACCCAGGACGGAAATAAGCATCATAATGCCGACAAAACAGAGCGAACCGGCAAGGATGGCCGCGAACAACATCAATGGATCGGGCGTGCGAATACCGAACACGAGTCGCCCCAGCCCCAGCAACAGTACTGAGGCGCCCAGACAGAACAACAAACAAGCCATTCCCTTACCGGCCAGCACGTGAGCGCGGGTAATCGGCGCCAGTTGGAGTCTTATCATCGTTCCCCGCGTTCGTTCGGTGACAATCGTCACGGCAAACGAGGCCACCACACCGATCAAAGCCCATATTAAAGACTGCGGGAAAGTAATCTCCCACGAAGAGCGAGGACCTTCGCGTTCGGTAGTCACAGCGACAATCTCGACCTTAGGCCCCTTGAACATGGGATCTTCATAGGCATCGCCTGTCGCGTTTTGTACCGTCGTATCTCCGGGAACCGTATCACTTACGCTGCCTGAGGCAAACACCCCGGTATCGGTTTCAGCCATTAATTTGTAAAGCG contains:
- a CDS encoding ABC transporter permease — its product is MKAIMSLAAKDMRLLFRDRFAMFWVIVFPLLMATFFGSLYSTGGGSARAIKLIVVDEDQSDFSKAMVAQLNKSEAVQILECPLDSAVTIVRRGKAVAYLHLLPGLGKWESLFESDSARIRAGIDPARKAEAAYLRGVLMQSWFTAMQSSFFNPEAAVEKLPVYLESMRRDTSLSGEQKAVLGDFYNSLYKLMAETDTGVFASGSVSDTVPGDTTVQNATGDAYEDPMFKGPKVEIVAVTTEREGPRSSWEITFPQSLIWALIGVVASFAVTIVTERTRGTMIRLQLAPITRAHVLAGKGMACLLFCLGASVLLLGLGRLVFGIRTPDPLMLFAAILAGSLCFVGIMMLISVLGKTEQAVSGAGWAILLIMSMIGGGMVPIMFMPGWLVPISNFSPIKWSIYALEGAIWRGFSWGEMMMPIGILLGIGALTFVAGVLRFRKVQL